One genomic region from Zalophus californianus isolate mZalCal1 chromosome 12, mZalCal1.pri.v2, whole genome shotgun sequence encodes:
- the ZNF862 gene encoding zinc finger protein 862 isoform X3, whose amino-acid sequence MSRLDLDASPYHRVPGPTIANPELFYKFEQGPEPWLGNVQGQRNVLSHHPGKNKMGCMEERDSRSPAREAGLDLPPQKKACLSHFSTEHGNFEVDCTGKSKKPLKPRSIQKSWFAQFPWLVMNEEQTALFCSACREYPSVRDKRSRLIEGYTGPFKVETLKYHAKSKAHLFCVNALAARDPIWADRFQSVREESGDVLASPEHLFTADYPILYPPGPLGAYDNMAQLLPSPRADLEDPGGNGAFPTLYLDCISELREKETDDTHRSSDVNILGDAAEPGGQDPSEEGLFEEVPVVFEELPVVFEDVAVYFTREEWGMLVKRQKELYRDVMRMNYELLASLGPAAAKPDLISKLERRAAPWIKDPNGPKWGKGRPPGKKKMVAIREADTQALAVESAVPPATSLETCSSYCNSSLWEVEIDGPRKIKRTYRPRSIQRSWFGQFPWLVVDPKETKLFCSACKERPNLHDKSSRLVRGYTGPFKVETLKYHEVSKAHKLCVNTVEIKEDAPPAALVPEISSDLMANMEHFFNAAYSIAYHSRPLNDFEKILQLLQSTGTMILGKYRNRTACTQFIKYISETLKKEILEDVRNSPCVSVLLDSSTDASDQSCVGIYLRYFKGIDVKESYITLAPLYSETVDGYFETIISALDELDIPFRKPGWVVGLGTDGSTTLSCRGGLVEKFQEVIPQLLPVHCVAHRLHLAVVDACGGIDLVKKCDRHIRTVFKFYQSSNKRLNELQEGAAPLEQEIIRLKDLNAIRWVASKRRTLNALIVSWPALARHLQGVAEAGGQTGHRAKGMLKLMKSFHFVKFCHFLLDFLSIYRPLSEVCQKEIVLITEVNSTLGRAYVALETLRHQAGPKEEEFNAGFRDGRLHGIFLDRMEMAEQRFQVDRERMILTGIEYLQQRFDMARPPQLKNMEVFDTTAWPSGMELASFGNEDILALARYFELSLPAGYSEEALLEEWLGLKAMGRNLPFSMLCKNTLAQHYRFPLLSRLVAVVVCVPVSASCCERGFSAMNRIRTDERTKLSNEVINMLMMTAVNGVAVTEYDPQPAIQHWYLTSSGRRFSHVYACAQGPPRAQARAGLRKEKMGALYMEEAVTRKPPIPSYREPVEILKDCIMDPPDRLLYPHTSQEAPELS is encoded by the exons ATGTCAAGACTGGACCTTGATGCCTCACCATATCACAGGGTGCCAG GACCGACTATTGCCAACCCAGAGCTGTTCTATAAGTTTGAGCAAGGGCCAGAGCCATGGCTAGGAAATGTCCAGGGCCAGAGGAATGttctgagccaccacccag ggaaaaataagatgggCTGCATGGAAGAAAGGGACTCACGAAGTCCTGCCAGAGAAGCCGGACTAGATCTGCCCCCACAGAAGAAAGCCTGTCTTTCCCACTTCAGCACAGAGCATGGCAACTTTGAGGTAGACTGTACAGGGAAAAGCAAAAAACCCTTGAAGCCCCGCTCTATCCAGAAGTCTTGGTTTGCGCAGTTCCCATGGCTGGTCATGAATGAGGAGCAGACGGCTCTCTTTTGCTCTGCTTGCCGCGAATACCCATCTGTCAGGGACAAACGGTCAAGATTAATAGAAGGTTATACAGGACCATTCAAGGTGGAGACTCTCAAATACCACGCCAAGAGCAAAGCTCACCTGTTCTGCGTCAATGCCTTGGCAGCACGGGACCCCATCTGGGCGGACCGTTTCCAAAGCGTCCGAGAGGAATCTGGAGATGTCCTGGCCAGCCCTGAGCACCTCTTTACGGCAGACTATCCCATATTGTACCCCCCGGGGCCTCTGGGAGCCTACGATAACATGGCCCAGCTCCTGCCCAGCCCAAGAGCTGACCTGGAGGACCCTGGGGGGAATGGAGCATTTCCTACATTGTATCTAGACTGCATTTCTGAGttgagggaaaaagaaactgaTGATACCCACAGGTCATCAGATGTCAACATTTTGGGTGATGCTGCTGAACCCGGCGGCCAG GATCCTTCTGAAGAGGGGCTGTTTGAGGAGGTTCCTGTGGTGTTTGAGGAGCTCCCGGTGGTGTTTGAGGATGTGGCGGTGTATTTCACCCGGGAGGAGTGGGGCATGCTAGTCAAGCGGCAGAAGGAGCTGTACAGAGACGTGATGCGGATGAATTATGAGCTGTTGGCTTCCCTGG GGCCTGCTGCTGCCAAACCAGACTTGATCTCAAAACTGGAACGTCGAGCTGCACCCTGGATCAAGGACCCAAACGGGCCAAAGTGGGGGAAAGGTCGTCCTCCAG ggaagaagaagatggTGGCCATAAGAGAGGCAGACACACAAGCCTTGGCTGTAGAATCTGCAGTGCCTCCAGCAACTTCTCTGGAGACCTGTAGCTCCTACTGCAATTCCAGCCTTTGGGAAGTCGAAATAGATGGCCCTAGGAAAATCAAGAGGACTTACAGACCCCGTTCCATTCAGAGGTCATGGTTTGGGCAGTTCCCATGGTTAGTAGTTGACCCAAAGGAGACCAAGCTCTTCTGCTCAGCTTGCAAAGAAAGACCGAATCTCCACGACAAATCGTCCCGGTTAGTCCGAGGTTACACGGGGCCTTTTAAAGTGGAGACTTTAAAATACCATGAGGTTAGCAAAGCACACAAGCTCTGTGTCAACACTGTTGAAATCAAGGAAGATGCCCCTCCGGCTGCCCTGGTCCCAGAGATCTCCAGCGACCTGATGGCGAACATGGAACACTTCTTCAACGCCGCCTACTCCATTGCGTACCACTCGAGGCCTCTGAATGACTTTGAGAAGATCTTGCAACTCCTCCAAAGCACTGGGACCATGATTTTGGGCAAGTACCGAAATCGCACCGCATGCACTCAGTTCATCAAGTACATCTCTGAGACCCTGAAGAAGGAGATCCTCGAGGATGTCCGGAACTCCCCTTGCGTGAGCGTGTTGCTGGACAGCTCCACAGACGCCTCGGACCAGTCCTGTGTGGGGATTTACCTCCGCTACTTTAAGGGGATAGATGTGAAAGAGTCCTACATCACCTTGGCCCCTCTCTACAGTGAGACGGTGGATGGCTACTTTGAGACTATCATCTCTGCCCTGGATGAACTGGACATCCCCTTCCGGAAGCCCGGTTGGGTGGTGGGCCTGGGAACCGATGGCTCCACCACGCTGAGCTGCAGAGGCGGCCTCGTGGAAAAGTTCCAAGAGGTCATCCCCCAGCTGCTGCCCGTCCACTGTGTTGCTCACCGGCTGCACCTAGCTGTGGTAGACGCATGTGGGGGCATCGATCTGGTGAAGAAGTGTGACCGGCACATTCGAACGGTCTTCAAGTTTTATCAGTCCTCAAACAAAAGGCTGAATGAGCTGCAGGAAGGCGCAGCTCCCCTGGAGCAGGAGATCATCCGCCTCAAGGACCTGAATGCCATCAGGTGGGTGGCCAGCAAGAGGCGCACACTGAATGCGCTCATCGTGAGCTGGCCTGCCCTGGCCCGGCACCTCCAGGGTGTGGCGGAGGCTGGGGGCCAGACTGGGCACAGGGCCAAAGGCATGCTGAAGCTGATGAAGAGCTTCCATTTCGTCAAGTTCTGCCACTTCCTTTTGGACTTCCTGAGCATCTACAGGCCTCTGTCCGAGGTGTGCCAGAAGGAGATCGTGCTGATTACAGAGGTGAACTCCACGCTGGGACGGGCCTACGTAGCCCTGGAGACCCTCCGTCACCAGGCGGGGCCCAAAGAGGAAGAGTTCAATGCCGGCTTCCGGGATGGGCGGCTCCACGGCATCTTCCTGGACAGAATGGAGATGGCGGAACAGCGCTTCCAGGTGGACCGGGAAAGGATGATCCTGACTGGGATCGAGTACCTCCAGCAGAGGTTTGACATGGCGCGGCCCCCACAGCTCAAGAACATGGAGGTGTTTGACACCACGGCCTGGCCAAGTGGGATGGAACTGGCCAGTTTTGGGAATGAGGATATTCTTGCCCTGGCCAGATACTTTGAGCTCTCCCTCCCTGCAGGATACAGCGAGGAGGCGCTCCTGGAGGAGTGGCTGGGCCTGAAAGCCATGGGCAGGAACCTCCCGTTCTCCATGCTGTGTAAGAACACCCTGGCCCAGCACTACCGCTTCCCGCTGCTGAGCAGGCTCGTGGCGGTAGTGGTGTGCGTGCCCGTCTCCGCCTCCTGCTGTGAGCGGGGCTTCAGTGCCATGAACCGGATCAGGACTGATGAGAGGACCAAACTCTCCAACGAGGTGATCAACATGCTCATGATGACAGCGGTGAACGGGGTGGCAGTCACGGAGTACGACCCCCAGCCTGCCATCCAGCACTGGTACCTGACCTCCTCGGGCCGGCGGTTCAGCCACGTCTACGCGTGTGCCCAAGGGCCGCCCCGTGCCCAGGCAC GAGCAGGGCTCAGGAAGGAGAAGATGGGGGCGCTCTATATGGAGGAGGCTGTGACCCGAAAGCCACCCATTCCATCCTACAGGGAGCCAGTGGAGATCCTGAAGGACTGCATCATGGACCCTCCCGACAGACTCCTGTACCCCCATACCAGCCAAGAGGCCCCTGAGCTGTCCTGA